A single Muntiacus reevesi chromosome 9, mMunRee1.1, whole genome shotgun sequence DNA region contains:
- the ANKRD49 gene encoding ankyrin repeat domain-containing protein 49 isoform X3: MEKEKVNHEKPDPENSLDFSEHFNQLELLETHGHLIPTGTQSLWVGNSDEDEEQDEETEEWYQLQEKKMEKDPSKLLLWAAEKNRLTTVQRLLSERATHVNTQDEDKYTPLHRAAYSGHLDMVRELIAHGADVHAVTVDGWTPLHSACKWNNARVASFLLQHDADINAQTKGLLTPLHLAAGNGDSKDTLELLLMNRYIKPGLKNSLEETAFDIARRTAQVKMPETFPGGKAEG, from the exons atggaaaaagagaaagtaaatcaTGAAAAACCAGACCCAGAGAACTCCTTGGACTTTTCTGAACACTTCAACCAACTTGAACTGTTGGAAACACATGGACACCTTATTCCCACTGGTACCCAAAGTCTCTGGGTAGGGAATTCTGATGAAGATGAGGagcaagatgaagaaactgaagagtGGTATcaactgcaagaaaaaaaaatggaaaaagatccAAGCAAATTGCTTCTTTGGGCTGCTGAAAAAAATCgg CTGACCACAGTGCAGAGACTGCTTTCAGAAAGGGCTACCCACGTGAACACTCAAGATGAAGACAAGTACACACCACTCCACCGAGCAGCCTACAGTGGGCACTTGGATATGGTCCGAGAGCTGATTGCACACGGGGCAGATGTCCACGCGGTGACCGTGGATGGCTGGACACCCCTGCACAGTGCCTGTAAGTGGAATAATGCCAGAGTGGCTTCTTTCTTACTGCAGCATGATGCAGATATCAACGCCCAAACGAAAGGCCTCCTGACCCCCCTACACCTTGCCGCGGGGAACGGAGACAGCAAAGACACCCTGGAGCTCCTCCTGATGAACCGCTACATCAAGCCAGGTCTGAAGAACAGCCTGGAGGAAACGGCATTTGACATCGCCAGGAGGACCG CACAGGTCAAGATGCCTGAAACTTTTCCTGGAGGCAAAGCAGAAGGCTAA
- the ANKRD49 gene encoding ankyrin repeat domain-containing protein 49 isoform X4 — MEKEKVNHEKPDPENSLDFSEHFNQLELLETHGHLIPTGTQSLWVGNSDEDEEQDEETEEWYQLQEKKMEKDPSKLLLWAAEKNRLTTVQRLLSERATHVNTQDEDKYTPLHRAAYSGHLDMVRELIAHGADVHAVTVDGWTPLHSALLHGLRASVPQSGIQPTLLTLEVHSLTNQWTARKSQQSDLILSLVFSDSSVHR, encoded by the exons atggaaaaagagaaagtaaatcaTGAAAAACCAGACCCAGAGAACTCCTTGGACTTTTCTGAACACTTCAACCAACTTGAACTGTTGGAAACACATGGACACCTTATTCCCACTGGTACCCAAAGTCTCTGGGTAGGGAATTCTGATGAAGATGAGGagcaagatgaagaaactgaagagtGGTATcaactgcaagaaaaaaaaatggaaaaagatccAAGCAAATTGCTTCTTTGGGCTGCTGAAAAAAATCgg CTGACCACAGTGCAGAGACTGCTTTCAGAAAGGGCTACCCACGTGAACACTCAAGATGAAGACAAGTACACACCACTCCACCGAGCAGCCTACAGTGGGCACTTGGATATGGTCCGAGAGCTGATTGCACACGGGGCAGATGTCCACGCGGTGACCGTGGATGGCTGGACACCCCTGCACAGTGCCT tgCTTCATGGCCTGCGGGCCTcggttccccagtcagggatccaGCCCACACTGCTCACATTGGAAGTGCACAGTCTTACTAACCAGTGGACCGCCAGGAAGTCCCAACAAAGTGATTTGATACTCTCCTTAGTATTTTCTGACTCCTCAGTCCACAGATGA
- the ANKRD49 gene encoding ankyrin repeat domain-containing protein 49 isoform X1, with the protein MEKEKVNHEKPDPENSLDFSEHFNQLELLETHGHLIPTGTQSLWVGNSDEDEEQDEETEEWYQLQEKKMEKDPSKLLLWAAEKNRLTTVQRLLSERATHVNTQDEDKYTPLHRAAYSGHLDMVRELIAHGADVHAVTVDGWTPLHSACKWNNARVASFLLQHDADINAQTKGLLTPLHLAAGNGDSKDTLELLLMNRYIKPGLKNSLEETAFDIARRTVLHGLRASVPQSGIQPTLLTLEVHSLTNQWTARKSQQSDLILSLVFSDSSVHR; encoded by the exons atggaaaaagagaaagtaaatcaTGAAAAACCAGACCCAGAGAACTCCTTGGACTTTTCTGAACACTTCAACCAACTTGAACTGTTGGAAACACATGGACACCTTATTCCCACTGGTACCCAAAGTCTCTGGGTAGGGAATTCTGATGAAGATGAGGagcaagatgaagaaactgaagagtGGTATcaactgcaagaaaaaaaaatggaaaaagatccAAGCAAATTGCTTCTTTGGGCTGCTGAAAAAAATCgg CTGACCACAGTGCAGAGACTGCTTTCAGAAAGGGCTACCCACGTGAACACTCAAGATGAAGACAAGTACACACCACTCCACCGAGCAGCCTACAGTGGGCACTTGGATATGGTCCGAGAGCTGATTGCACACGGGGCAGATGTCCACGCGGTGACCGTGGATGGCTGGACACCCCTGCACAGTGCCTGTAAGTGGAATAATGCCAGAGTGGCTTCTTTCTTACTGCAGCATGATGCAGATATCAACGCCCAAACGAAAGGCCTCCTGACCCCCCTACACCTTGCCGCGGGGAACGGAGACAGCAAAGACACCCTGGAGCTCCTCCTGATGAACCGCTACATCAAGCCAGGTCTGAAGAACAGCCTGGAGGAAACGGCATTTGACATCGCCAGGAGGACCG tgCTTCATGGCCTGCGGGCCTcggttccccagtcagggatccaGCCCACACTGCTCACATTGGAAGTGCACAGTCTTACTAACCAGTGGACCGCCAGGAAGTCCCAACAAAGTGATTTGATACTCTCCTTAGTATTTTCTGACTCCTCAGTCCACAGATGA
- the ANKRD49 gene encoding ankyrin repeat domain-containing protein 49 isoform X2 has translation MEKEKVNHEKPDPENSLDFSEHFNQLELLETHGHLIPTGTQSLWVGNSDEDEEQDEETEEWYQLQEKKMEKDPSKLLLWAAEKNRLTTVQRLLSERATHVNTQDEDKYTPLHRAAYSGHLDMVRELIAHGADVHAVTVDGWTPLHSACKWNNARVASFLLQHDADINAQTKGLLTPLHLAAGNGDSKDTLELLLMNRYIKPGLKNSLEETAFDIARRTGIYHYLFEIVEGCTNCSPQS, from the exons atggaaaaagagaaagtaaatcaTGAAAAACCAGACCCAGAGAACTCCTTGGACTTTTCTGAACACTTCAACCAACTTGAACTGTTGGAAACACATGGACACCTTATTCCCACTGGTACCCAAAGTCTCTGGGTAGGGAATTCTGATGAAGATGAGGagcaagatgaagaaactgaagagtGGTATcaactgcaagaaaaaaaaatggaaaaagatccAAGCAAATTGCTTCTTTGGGCTGCTGAAAAAAATCgg CTGACCACAGTGCAGAGACTGCTTTCAGAAAGGGCTACCCACGTGAACACTCAAGATGAAGACAAGTACACACCACTCCACCGAGCAGCCTACAGTGGGCACTTGGATATGGTCCGAGAGCTGATTGCACACGGGGCAGATGTCCACGCGGTGACCGTGGATGGCTGGACACCCCTGCACAGTGCCTGTAAGTGGAATAATGCCAGAGTGGCTTCTTTCTTACTGCAGCATGATGCAGATATCAACGCCCAAACGAAAGGCCTCCTGACCCCCCTACACCTTGCCGCGGGGAACGGAGACAGCAAAGACACCCTGGAGCTCCTCCTGATGAACCGCTACATCAAGCCAGGTCTGAAGAACAGCCTGGAGGAAACGGCATTTGACATCGCCAGGAGGACCGGTATCTATCACTACCTCTTTGAAATTGTGGAAGGCTGCACAAATTGTTCACCTCAGTCTTAA